Proteins from one Malaya genurostris strain Urasoe2022 chromosome 2, Malgen_1.1, whole genome shotgun sequence genomic window:
- the LOC131430431 gene encoding PRKCA-binding protein isoform X1 produces MLQEYEDDYFLEEDKIVKIALNRGTNKPNNMFSVHSSQTESETSLLLHVDQESILDSSTPEEPNEVKSDSNGMGKVKDEIAFVSNDDLPDPVLYADGCVDDTKIIMLCQKQEMERLGMTVSSGTVVIKKDTTNLIGISIGGGAPLCPCLYIVQVFDGTPAAREGTLQSGDELLGVNGVSAKGKTKVEVAKMIQAATDEVTIHYNKLHADPTQGETLDIVLKKMKHRLVEKMSSGTADTLGLSRAILCNDSLVKRLQELEKTEAMYKGLVEHAKRMLKAHFDVLQTYQSFGNIFAAISVREPQPRASEAFRVFGELHRNMEKDGIKMIKSLKPILADMGTYLHKAIPDTKLTVKRYADAKFTYLSYCLKIKEMDDEEHGYAAIQEPLYRVETGNYEYRLILRCRQEARVKFAKLRSDVLEKMELLECKHARDLASQLRKFIQGLSTLSNETVEKLESIPNLFPIEVDLKPSAFQYKSAVRFPPEEDVDEEIQQAEEAVERPAVKASSENRSSIYGGGASIDQLLAGFEEIDLNKSSSTSESNDLLVELGLADIDLSVGKQSSLMDNLLIPDMNDFTK; encoded by the exons ATGTTGCAAGAGTATGAAGATGATTATTTTCTCGAAGAAGAtaaaat TGTAAAAATTGCATTAAATAGAGGGACCAATAAGCCCAACAATATGTTTTCCGTCCACTCCAGCCAAACCGAAAGTGAAACCTCATTACTTCTTCATGTAGATCAAGAATCGATTTTAGATAGCAGTACACCCGAAGA GCCCAACGAAGTAAAATCCGATAGCAACGGTATGGGTAAGGTCAAGGACGAAATTGCCTTCGTTTCGAACGACGACCTGCCAGACCCGGTACTATATGCCGACGGTTGTGTTGACGATACGAAAATTATTATGCTTTGTCAGAAACAGGAAATGGAAAGGCT GGGTATGACGGTCAGTTCCGGGACGGTCGTTATCAAGAAAGATACTACTAATCTTATAGGCATAAGCATTGGTGGAGGAGCTCCTCTTTGTCCCTGTCTCTACATAGTTCAG GTTTTCGATGGAACACCGGCAGCACGCGAAGGCACACTGCAGAGTGGAGATGAACTGCTGGGTGTGAATGGTGTGTCGGCGAAGGGCAAGACCAAAGTTGAGGTGGCAAAGATGATACAAGCTGCCACCGACGAAGTTACCATTCACTACAATAAACTTCACGCTGATCCTACCCAGGGCGAAACGTTGGACATTGTGCTGAAGAAAATGAAGCATCGGTTAGTGGAGAAAATGTCCAGTGGCACTGCCGATACGCTGGGACTGTCTCGAGCAATTCTGTGTAACGATTCATTGGTGAAGCGATTACAGGAACTGGAGAAAACCGAAGCTATGTACAAGGGACTCGTAGAGCATGCGAagcg GATGCTGAAAGCTCATTTTGACGTTCTTCAAACGTATCAATCGTTTGGTAATATTTTTGCCGCCATCAGTGTTCGCGAACCACAACCGAGAGCTTCGGAAGCTTTCCGTGTTTTTGGAGAGTTGCATCGAAACATGGAAAAAGACGGTATCAAAATGATCAAGAGTTTGAAACCCATTTTAGCGGACATGGGCACGTATCTGCACAAAGCAATACCCGATACTAAGCTGACGGTGAAACGATATGCTGATGCGAAATTTACTTATTTATCGTATTGCCTGAAAATCAAAGAAATGGACGATGAAGAGCACGGCTATGCTGCCATCCAAGAACCATTGTATCGCGTTGAAACTGGAAATTACGAATATCGACTCATACTTCGGTGCCGTCAGGAGGCCCGGGTAAAATTTGCTAAACTGCGAAGCGATGTTTTAGAGAAAATGGAACTATTAGAATGTAAGCACGCACGTGATTTAGCTTCCCAATTGAGAAAGTTCATACAGGGATTGTCCACTTTGTCGAACGAAACCGTCGAAAAATTGGAATCCATTCCGAATCTATTCCCTATCGAAGTTGATTTGAAACCAAGTGCATTCCAGTACAAGTCAGCCGTTCGATTTCCACCGGAAGAGGACGTGGATGAGGAAATCCAGCAAGCCGAGGAAGCCGTTGAGAGACCTGCCGTCAAAGCTTCCAGTGAGAATAGGTCTTCCATTTATGGCGGTGGAGCTTCCATCGATCAATTGCTGGCGGGATTCGAAGAGATCGACTTGAACAAAAGCAGCAGTACCAGTGAGAGTAATGATCTTCTAGTTGAGCTGGGTTTGGCGGACATTGATCTTTCGGTAGGGAAGCAATCCAgtctgatggataatttattgaTACCGGACATGAATGATTTCACAAAGTAA
- the LOC131430431 gene encoding PRKCA-binding protein isoform X2: MLQEYEDDYFLEEDKIGTNKPNNMFSVHSSQTESETSLLLHVDQESILDSSTPEEPNEVKSDSNGMGKVKDEIAFVSNDDLPDPVLYADGCVDDTKIIMLCQKQEMERLGMTVSSGTVVIKKDTTNLIGISIGGGAPLCPCLYIVQVFDGTPAAREGTLQSGDELLGVNGVSAKGKTKVEVAKMIQAATDEVTIHYNKLHADPTQGETLDIVLKKMKHRLVEKMSSGTADTLGLSRAILCNDSLVKRLQELEKTEAMYKGLVEHAKRMLKAHFDVLQTYQSFGNIFAAISVREPQPRASEAFRVFGELHRNMEKDGIKMIKSLKPILADMGTYLHKAIPDTKLTVKRYADAKFTYLSYCLKIKEMDDEEHGYAAIQEPLYRVETGNYEYRLILRCRQEARVKFAKLRSDVLEKMELLECKHARDLASQLRKFIQGLSTLSNETVEKLESIPNLFPIEVDLKPSAFQYKSAVRFPPEEDVDEEIQQAEEAVERPAVKASSENRSSIYGGGASIDQLLAGFEEIDLNKSSSTSESNDLLVELGLADIDLSVGKQSSLMDNLLIPDMNDFTK; this comes from the exons ATGTTGCAAGAGTATGAAGATGATTATTTTCTCGAAGAAGAtaaaat AGGGACCAATAAGCCCAACAATATGTTTTCCGTCCACTCCAGCCAAACCGAAAGTGAAACCTCATTACTTCTTCATGTAGATCAAGAATCGATTTTAGATAGCAGTACACCCGAAGA GCCCAACGAAGTAAAATCCGATAGCAACGGTATGGGTAAGGTCAAGGACGAAATTGCCTTCGTTTCGAACGACGACCTGCCAGACCCGGTACTATATGCCGACGGTTGTGTTGACGATACGAAAATTATTATGCTTTGTCAGAAACAGGAAATGGAAAGGCT GGGTATGACGGTCAGTTCCGGGACGGTCGTTATCAAGAAAGATACTACTAATCTTATAGGCATAAGCATTGGTGGAGGAGCTCCTCTTTGTCCCTGTCTCTACATAGTTCAG GTTTTCGATGGAACACCGGCAGCACGCGAAGGCACACTGCAGAGTGGAGATGAACTGCTGGGTGTGAATGGTGTGTCGGCGAAGGGCAAGACCAAAGTTGAGGTGGCAAAGATGATACAAGCTGCCACCGACGAAGTTACCATTCACTACAATAAACTTCACGCTGATCCTACCCAGGGCGAAACGTTGGACATTGTGCTGAAGAAAATGAAGCATCGGTTAGTGGAGAAAATGTCCAGTGGCACTGCCGATACGCTGGGACTGTCTCGAGCAATTCTGTGTAACGATTCATTGGTGAAGCGATTACAGGAACTGGAGAAAACCGAAGCTATGTACAAGGGACTCGTAGAGCATGCGAagcg GATGCTGAAAGCTCATTTTGACGTTCTTCAAACGTATCAATCGTTTGGTAATATTTTTGCCGCCATCAGTGTTCGCGAACCACAACCGAGAGCTTCGGAAGCTTTCCGTGTTTTTGGAGAGTTGCATCGAAACATGGAAAAAGACGGTATCAAAATGATCAAGAGTTTGAAACCCATTTTAGCGGACATGGGCACGTATCTGCACAAAGCAATACCCGATACTAAGCTGACGGTGAAACGATATGCTGATGCGAAATTTACTTATTTATCGTATTGCCTGAAAATCAAAGAAATGGACGATGAAGAGCACGGCTATGCTGCCATCCAAGAACCATTGTATCGCGTTGAAACTGGAAATTACGAATATCGACTCATACTTCGGTGCCGTCAGGAGGCCCGGGTAAAATTTGCTAAACTGCGAAGCGATGTTTTAGAGAAAATGGAACTATTAGAATGTAAGCACGCACGTGATTTAGCTTCCCAATTGAGAAAGTTCATACAGGGATTGTCCACTTTGTCGAACGAAACCGTCGAAAAATTGGAATCCATTCCGAATCTATTCCCTATCGAAGTTGATTTGAAACCAAGTGCATTCCAGTACAAGTCAGCCGTTCGATTTCCACCGGAAGAGGACGTGGATGAGGAAATCCAGCAAGCCGAGGAAGCCGTTGAGAGACCTGCCGTCAAAGCTTCCAGTGAGAATAGGTCTTCCATTTATGGCGGTGGAGCTTCCATCGATCAATTGCTGGCGGGATTCGAAGAGATCGACTTGAACAAAAGCAGCAGTACCAGTGAGAGTAATGATCTTCTAGTTGAGCTGGGTTTGGCGGACATTGATCTTTCGGTAGGGAAGCAATCCAgtctgatggataatttattgaTACCGGACATGAATGATTTCACAAAGTAA
- the LOC131430431 gene encoding PRKCA-binding protein isoform X3, whose translation MLQEYEDDYFLEEDKIQTESETSLLLHVDQESILDSSTPEEPNEVKSDSNGMGKVKDEIAFVSNDDLPDPVLYADGCVDDTKIIMLCQKQEMERLGMTVSSGTVVIKKDTTNLIGISIGGGAPLCPCLYIVQVFDGTPAAREGTLQSGDELLGVNGVSAKGKTKVEVAKMIQAATDEVTIHYNKLHADPTQGETLDIVLKKMKHRLVEKMSSGTADTLGLSRAILCNDSLVKRLQELEKTEAMYKGLVEHAKRMLKAHFDVLQTYQSFGNIFAAISVREPQPRASEAFRVFGELHRNMEKDGIKMIKSLKPILADMGTYLHKAIPDTKLTVKRYADAKFTYLSYCLKIKEMDDEEHGYAAIQEPLYRVETGNYEYRLILRCRQEARVKFAKLRSDVLEKMELLECKHARDLASQLRKFIQGLSTLSNETVEKLESIPNLFPIEVDLKPSAFQYKSAVRFPPEEDVDEEIQQAEEAVERPAVKASSENRSSIYGGGASIDQLLAGFEEIDLNKSSSTSESNDLLVELGLADIDLSVGKQSSLMDNLLIPDMNDFTK comes from the exons ATGTTGCAAGAGTATGAAGATGATTATTTTCTCGAAGAAGAtaaaat CCAAACCGAAAGTGAAACCTCATTACTTCTTCATGTAGATCAAGAATCGATTTTAGATAGCAGTACACCCGAAGA GCCCAACGAAGTAAAATCCGATAGCAACGGTATGGGTAAGGTCAAGGACGAAATTGCCTTCGTTTCGAACGACGACCTGCCAGACCCGGTACTATATGCCGACGGTTGTGTTGACGATACGAAAATTATTATGCTTTGTCAGAAACAGGAAATGGAAAGGCT GGGTATGACGGTCAGTTCCGGGACGGTCGTTATCAAGAAAGATACTACTAATCTTATAGGCATAAGCATTGGTGGAGGAGCTCCTCTTTGTCCCTGTCTCTACATAGTTCAG GTTTTCGATGGAACACCGGCAGCACGCGAAGGCACACTGCAGAGTGGAGATGAACTGCTGGGTGTGAATGGTGTGTCGGCGAAGGGCAAGACCAAAGTTGAGGTGGCAAAGATGATACAAGCTGCCACCGACGAAGTTACCATTCACTACAATAAACTTCACGCTGATCCTACCCAGGGCGAAACGTTGGACATTGTGCTGAAGAAAATGAAGCATCGGTTAGTGGAGAAAATGTCCAGTGGCACTGCCGATACGCTGGGACTGTCTCGAGCAATTCTGTGTAACGATTCATTGGTGAAGCGATTACAGGAACTGGAGAAAACCGAAGCTATGTACAAGGGACTCGTAGAGCATGCGAagcg GATGCTGAAAGCTCATTTTGACGTTCTTCAAACGTATCAATCGTTTGGTAATATTTTTGCCGCCATCAGTGTTCGCGAACCACAACCGAGAGCTTCGGAAGCTTTCCGTGTTTTTGGAGAGTTGCATCGAAACATGGAAAAAGACGGTATCAAAATGATCAAGAGTTTGAAACCCATTTTAGCGGACATGGGCACGTATCTGCACAAAGCAATACCCGATACTAAGCTGACGGTGAAACGATATGCTGATGCGAAATTTACTTATTTATCGTATTGCCTGAAAATCAAAGAAATGGACGATGAAGAGCACGGCTATGCTGCCATCCAAGAACCATTGTATCGCGTTGAAACTGGAAATTACGAATATCGACTCATACTTCGGTGCCGTCAGGAGGCCCGGGTAAAATTTGCTAAACTGCGAAGCGATGTTTTAGAGAAAATGGAACTATTAGAATGTAAGCACGCACGTGATTTAGCTTCCCAATTGAGAAAGTTCATACAGGGATTGTCCACTTTGTCGAACGAAACCGTCGAAAAATTGGAATCCATTCCGAATCTATTCCCTATCGAAGTTGATTTGAAACCAAGTGCATTCCAGTACAAGTCAGCCGTTCGATTTCCACCGGAAGAGGACGTGGATGAGGAAATCCAGCAAGCCGAGGAAGCCGTTGAGAGACCTGCCGTCAAAGCTTCCAGTGAGAATAGGTCTTCCATTTATGGCGGTGGAGCTTCCATCGATCAATTGCTGGCGGGATTCGAAGAGATCGACTTGAACAAAAGCAGCAGTACCAGTGAGAGTAATGATCTTCTAGTTGAGCTGGGTTTGGCGGACATTGATCTTTCGGTAGGGAAGCAATCCAgtctgatggataatttattgaTACCGGACATGAATGATTTCACAAAGTAA
- the LOC131430431 gene encoding PRKCA-binding protein isoform X4 — MLQEYEDDYFLEEDKMGMTVSSGTVVIKKDTTNLIGISIGGGAPLCPCLYIVQVFDGTPAAREGTLQSGDELLGVNGVSAKGKTKVEVAKMIQAATDEVTIHYNKLHADPTQGETLDIVLKKMKHRLVEKMSSGTADTLGLSRAILCNDSLVKRLQELEKTEAMYKGLVEHAKRMLKAHFDVLQTYQSFGNIFAAISVREPQPRASEAFRVFGELHRNMEKDGIKMIKSLKPILADMGTYLHKAIPDTKLTVKRYADAKFTYLSYCLKIKEMDDEEHGYAAIQEPLYRVETGNYEYRLILRCRQEARVKFAKLRSDVLEKMELLECKHARDLASQLRKFIQGLSTLSNETVEKLESIPNLFPIEVDLKPSAFQYKSAVRFPPEEDVDEEIQQAEEAVERPAVKASSENRSSIYGGGASIDQLLAGFEEIDLNKSSSTSESNDLLVELGLADIDLSVGKQSSLMDNLLIPDMNDFTK, encoded by the exons ATGTTGCAAGAGTATGAAGATGATTATTTTCTCGAAGAAGAtaaaat GGGTATGACGGTCAGTTCCGGGACGGTCGTTATCAAGAAAGATACTACTAATCTTATAGGCATAAGCATTGGTGGAGGAGCTCCTCTTTGTCCCTGTCTCTACATAGTTCAG GTTTTCGATGGAACACCGGCAGCACGCGAAGGCACACTGCAGAGTGGAGATGAACTGCTGGGTGTGAATGGTGTGTCGGCGAAGGGCAAGACCAAAGTTGAGGTGGCAAAGATGATACAAGCTGCCACCGACGAAGTTACCATTCACTACAATAAACTTCACGCTGATCCTACCCAGGGCGAAACGTTGGACATTGTGCTGAAGAAAATGAAGCATCGGTTAGTGGAGAAAATGTCCAGTGGCACTGCCGATACGCTGGGACTGTCTCGAGCAATTCTGTGTAACGATTCATTGGTGAAGCGATTACAGGAACTGGAGAAAACCGAAGCTATGTACAAGGGACTCGTAGAGCATGCGAagcg GATGCTGAAAGCTCATTTTGACGTTCTTCAAACGTATCAATCGTTTGGTAATATTTTTGCCGCCATCAGTGTTCGCGAACCACAACCGAGAGCTTCGGAAGCTTTCCGTGTTTTTGGAGAGTTGCATCGAAACATGGAAAAAGACGGTATCAAAATGATCAAGAGTTTGAAACCCATTTTAGCGGACATGGGCACGTATCTGCACAAAGCAATACCCGATACTAAGCTGACGGTGAAACGATATGCTGATGCGAAATTTACTTATTTATCGTATTGCCTGAAAATCAAAGAAATGGACGATGAAGAGCACGGCTATGCTGCCATCCAAGAACCATTGTATCGCGTTGAAACTGGAAATTACGAATATCGACTCATACTTCGGTGCCGTCAGGAGGCCCGGGTAAAATTTGCTAAACTGCGAAGCGATGTTTTAGAGAAAATGGAACTATTAGAATGTAAGCACGCACGTGATTTAGCTTCCCAATTGAGAAAGTTCATACAGGGATTGTCCACTTTGTCGAACGAAACCGTCGAAAAATTGGAATCCATTCCGAATCTATTCCCTATCGAAGTTGATTTGAAACCAAGTGCATTCCAGTACAAGTCAGCCGTTCGATTTCCACCGGAAGAGGACGTGGATGAGGAAATCCAGCAAGCCGAGGAAGCCGTTGAGAGACCTGCCGTCAAAGCTTCCAGTGAGAATAGGTCTTCCATTTATGGCGGTGGAGCTTCCATCGATCAATTGCTGGCGGGATTCGAAGAGATCGACTTGAACAAAAGCAGCAGTACCAGTGAGAGTAATGATCTTCTAGTTGAGCTGGGTTTGGCGGACATTGATCTTTCGGTAGGGAAGCAATCCAgtctgatggataatttattgaTACCGGACATGAATGATTTCACAAAGTAA
- the LOC131430432 gene encoding uncharacterized protein LOC131430432, protein MRMEEAMEQPILPGQLDIFDEQSNQDHSCWLCQSVNRPLAPLFSEDPSSELNRQLIFTCLEIEVHHRNADASVCTDCIDKLNSFSWFSHQVKGNDSFLKQFPEEFIRDGERFCRLCLATNGHLHQEFFEDGQPNFELGAIIEECTGVEVNCYRNYKSHICTMCRTQLEMFVTFKRICRHIREKNKMESSNETEEFSFEPVEDENGTALLGFLLSDDESNEQKAKRKRTEKDLPKSKPKKVKSSTFPTVKKKTWKTVDRKDIFRMLWSADDERSFEVIKEKKGRASICVAGYVFYFCNVKPDGSSVWNCEWRKLHKCSSVASVSADGKIASLSKNMQHTHGTGTSRLMMCPPGKGFILQKDGTKEPLWLLHFLTAGRSQDRQLIYRGRRYSLNTINNDNDTSEWICRHKSCRSVITVTGIFKLITPLRGVHQHPQITEQEIREALISCKIKKTSEDVITPFREKNVLEWRNKSNSIDKLTAPQIYTTLASRDADRNYEVFEIRGNRYKILHRGHFYKYYLRETGGSSIWKCVWESIHNCMAIIAVSNDGKTASNYGQVEHTHPFEFADIFTYHLKEYSVRNITGEIYETVQLLSRECLYFFSRAIVHQNHIYNLRLIVNSETRWACHRLDAQRRQCPVVFIVNGHFETFLIKGEHCHTPMSKHELEQIVKPGNILELSALKSDEQVSNDDTVDSINLLSMLKQQLFTYPAGRGTIWDKGENKYFSFYFVTDNNNKRSENPYKVFYQQYRYSFASINEDGTSQWICCKLINTNTKQGGTCTAHLTIEGLFKRITAKGSHNHDGIPKTMVEYLCSNSNNVM, encoded by the exons ATGAGAATGGAAGAAGCAATGGAGCAACCGATACTTCCGGGACAACTTGATATATTTGATGAACAATCTAATCAAGATCATAGCTGCTGGTTATGCCAGAGCGTCAATCGTCCTCTTGCTCCGCTATTTTCAGAAGACCCTTCGTCGGAACTAAAcaggcagctgatttttacttgTTTGGAAATTGAG GTTCATCACCGCAATGCGGATGCCTCTGTATGCACCGATTGCATCGATAAACTGAATTCTTTCAGCTGGTTTAGTCACCAGGTTAAGGGTAATGATTCATTTTTGAAGCAATTTCCGGAGGAGTTCATCCGCGATGGTGAACGGTTCTGTCGATTGTGTTTGGCTACCAATGGACATCTGCATCAAGAGTTTTTCGAGGATGGGCAGCCAAACTTTGAACTTGGTGCCATTATCGAGGAATGCACCGGGGTAGAGGTTAATTGTTACCGGAACTATAAGTCACATATCTGCACCATGTGTCGGACGCAATTGGAGATGTTTGTTACCTTCAAACGAATATGCCGTCATATTcgagagaaaaataaaatggaaTCTTCAAATGAAACGGAAGAATTTTCGTTTGAGCCGGTGGAAGATGAAAACGGTACGGCCTTGCTTGGTTTTCTGCTTAGCGATGATGAATCCAATGAACAGAAAGCCAAACGAAAGCGCACAGAAAAAGATCTGCCAAAAAGCAAaccaaaaaaagttaaaagcaGTACATTTCCGacggttaaaaaaaaaacttggaagacCGTGGATCGTAAGGATATTTTTCGTATGCTGTGGTCTGCGGATGACGAGCGGAGTTTCGAAGTCATCAAAGAGAAAAAGGGACGAGCGAGCATATGTGTTGCCGGCTATGTATTCTACTTCTGTAATGTAAAACCAGACGGTTCCAGTGTTTGGAATTGCGAATGGAGAAAGCTGCACAAATGCTC GTCTGTAGCGTCCGTCAGTGCCGATGGAAAAATTGCATCTCTCAgcaaaaatatgcaacacaCTCATGGAACCGGAACTTCACGACTGATGATGTGTCCACCTGGAAAAGGATTCATTCTCCAAAAGGACGGAACTAAGGAACCGTTATGGCTGCTGCATTTCTTGACCGCCGGCAGGAGTCAAGACCGGCAGTTAATATACCGCGGTCGGCGGTATTCGCTGAATACAAttaataacgataacgataCTAGCGAATGGATTTGTAGGCACAAATCGTGTCGTTCTGTCATTACTGTTACCGGTATATTCAAGCTTATCACCCCCTTACGGGGTGTGCACCAACATCCCCAAATAACGGAACAGGAAATTCGGGAAGCTTTAATTTCGTGCAAGATAAAGAAGACGTCAGAAGACGTGATCACTCCGTTTCGGGAAAAGAATGTTTTGGAGTGGCGCAATAAAAGCAACTCCATAGACAAACTAACGGCTCCTCAAATATACACAACACTAGCTTCTAGAGATGCCGATCGAAATTATGAAGTATTTGAAATTCGTGGGAATCGATACAAAATACTACACCGAGGCCATTTCTACAAATATTACTTGCGGGAAACGGGTGGATCTTCTATATGGAAGTGTGTATGGGAAAGTATTCACAATTGTATGGCCATAATCGCAGTGTCGAATGATGGGAAAACTGCTTCCAATTACGGACAGGTAGAGCACACTCATCCTTTTGAATTTGCCGACATTTTCACCTACCACTTGAAGGAATATTCGGTTCGGAATATTACCGGCGAGATATATGAAACTGTCCAGTTACTTTCCCGGGAGTGTTTATATTTCTTCAGTCGAGCGATAGTACATCAAAATCATATTTACAATCTGCGACTCATCGTTAATTCTGAAACCAGATGGGCTTGTCACAGATTGGACGCTCAGAGAAGGCAATGTCCGGTTGTGTTTATTGTAAATGGTCACTTCGAAACATTTTTGATTAAGGGTGAACACTGCCATACACCAATGTCGAAACATGAGCTCGAACAGATCGTAAAACCGGGAAATATTTTAGAGCTATCCGCACTGAAAAGCGATGAGCAAGTATCCAATGACGATACGGTGGACTCTATCAATTTGCTGAGTATGCTAAAGCAGCAACTTTTTACGTATCCCGCCGGACGTGGTACCATCTGGGACAAAGGTGAAAACAAATATTTCTCATTTTATTTCGTcaccgacaacaacaacaagaggAGTGAGAATCCTTACAAGGTGTTCTATCAGCAATACCGCTACTCGTTTGCATCGATCAACGAAGACGGCACTAGTCAATGGATTTGCTGTAAGTTGATCAACACTAACACGAAACAGGGAGGAACATGCACGGCCCATCTTACCATCGAAGGGTTATTTAAACGTATAACGGCTAAAGGCAGCCACAATCATGACGGTATTCCCAAAACTATGGTGGAATATCTGTGCAGTAATAGTAATAATGTGATGTGA